Proteins encoded in a region of the Zea mays cultivar B73 chromosome 4, Zm-B73-REFERENCE-NAM-5.0, whole genome shotgun sequence genome:
- the LOC103654298 gene encoding vacuolar protein sorting-associated protein 32 homolog 2 isoform X1, whose protein sequence is MLKRLLTKTKSKKKKEAASSAIPTLDRLHETLEMLEKKERFLQKKCSAEIEKAKDYTKAKNKNAAIQCLKKKKLYETQIEQLSNFQLRVHDQIIMLESAKATTDTVDALRSGSSAVKAMQQSVNVDDIEKAIEEANEQTESMREMQQALATPIGASADFDEDELEAELEELEEEEEEEGEIEDELPEPPARRSVEPSAKAAAASSRQGSDVSELTRLQAEMAL, encoded by the exons ATGCTGAAGAGACTGCTGACGAAGACTaagagcaagaagaagaaggaggCTGCCTCCTCTGCCATACCGACGTTGGATCGGCTCCATGAG ACTCTAGAGATGCTGGAGAAGAAGGAGCGTTTCCTCCAGAAGAAATGTTCCGCGGAAATAGAGAAGGCGAAGGATTACACAAAAGCGAAGAACAAGAACG CCGCAATCCAGTGCCTAAAGAAGAAGAAACTGTACGAGACACAGATCGAGCAGCTATCGAATTTCCAGCTGCGAGTCCATGACCAG atcatAATGCTCGAAAGCGCCAAGGCGACCACGGACACTGTCGACGCTCTGCGCTCGGGGTCATCTGCTGTCAAGGCGATGCAGCAATCAGT CAACGTGGACGACATCGAGAAGGCGATCGAGGAGGCGAACGAGCAGACGGAGAGCATGCGGGAGATGCAGCAGGCACTTGCGACGCCGATTGGCGCTTCCGCTGACTTCGACGAG GACGAGCTAGAAGCGGAGCTGGAAGagctggaggaggaggaggaggaggagggggagatcGAGGACGAGCTGCCTGAGCCGCCGGCGAGGCGGTCCGTGGAACCATCGGCGAAAGCGGCGGCGGCGTCTTCTAGACAGGGCAGTGATGTGAGCGAGCTGACCAGGCTTCAGGCAGAGATGGCCCTCTAG